In Kineococcus mangrovi, the sequence CTGGGCAACCTCCTCCCCGGACGCAGCCGTGGCTGACGCGCAGACCCCCCACGGGGTGGCCGGCACCACCGAGCGGGCCGGCGAGCGGGGCCGCACCGACGTCGCCGACCGCGTCGCCCAGCGCATCGCCACCCGCGCCGCCACCGAGGTCCCCGGCAGCGTCCGGACCGGCGCGGGAACCGCCAGGACCGGCGGCAACGGCTCCAGCACCGCCGAGCAGGCCCGCAAGGTCGTCGGCGGCGCCGTCGACAGCGTCCTGGGCCGGGGCCTGCCCGCCGTGGACTGCACCCGCGCCGGGGACCGCGTCCGCGTCCACGTCCACGTCGCCGCCGTCTGGCCCACCCCGGCCGCCGACCTGGCCGCCGCCGTCCGCCACCACGTCCGCAGCCGGTTGCAGCACCTCGGCGGTTACACCGTCGACGCCTGCGACGTCACCGTCGACCGCTACGTGCTGCCCCACCACGACACCGGGAGGAGGGTCCGGTGAGCACCCCGACCGACCACCCCGGGCAGAACCGCGAGGACACCCGCGGGGACACCCGGCCCCTGGCCCCGGCGACCGCCCCCACCGGCGCCGGCCGCATCGGCGTCATCGGCCCCGTCCTGGCCGTCCTGCTCCTGGCCGTCGCGGTCGTCCTGGGCCGCGAGGCCCTCGTGGCCTGGGGCACGGTGCCCGGCAACCGCTGGCTGGCCCCCGCCGCCGACGGCCTCGACGGCCTGCGCCGCACCGCACCCGTCGTGCTCGTCGCCGGGATCGTCGCCGTCGTGGTCGGCCTGTGGCTGCTGCTCAGCGCCTTCGCCCGCCGGTCGCGCCGGGCGCTGACGCTCAGCGGTTCCGGCGCGGGCGTCACCACCGGCACCGGCGACCTGGCGCGCCTGGCGACGACGACGGCCACGGGCACCGACGGGGTCCTCAAGGCCAGCAGCACGGCCTCCCGCCGTTCGCTGGAGGTGCACGCGCACACCACCTCCCCCGACGTCCGCGGCCGGCTCGAGGAGTCCCTCACCGGGCTCCTCAGCGGTTTCGACCCCCAGCCCCGCCTCAAGCTCCACCTGCACACGCCCCGCGCGGGCGGGAAG encodes:
- a CDS encoding DUF6286 domain-containing protein; the protein is MSTPTDHPGQNREDTRGDTRPLAPATAPTGAGRIGVIGPVLAVLLLAVAVVLGREALVAWGTVPGNRWLAPAADGLDGLRRTAPVVLVAGIVAVVVGLWLLLSAFARRSRRALTLSGSGAGVTTGTGDLARLATTTATGTDGVLKASSTASRRSLEVHAHTTSPDVRGRLEESLTGLLSGFDPQPRLKLHLHTPRAGGKDGDR